The following are encoded together in the Triticum dicoccoides isolate Atlit2015 ecotype Zavitan chromosome 6B, WEW_v2.0, whole genome shotgun sequence genome:
- the LOC119321095 gene encoding zealexin A1 synthase-like, whose product MAMVRQVASWFCVILALLLPCLLLKLWKRRDTGVANLPPSPWRLPVVGNLHQVIIHGPLLHRAIADLAHRLDAPLMYLQLGEVPVVVASSPDAAREVTKTHDLSFATRPWRPSMRILLADGDAPGLVFAPYGALWRQLRKTSVLELLSARRVRSFRRVREEEVGRLVASLAACSPGQTVDVGERLAALMTDAVLRTMIGDRFDQRDEFLEVLAEALKIAAGFSLGDLFPSWKIVNLLSGTARRAEANARKMFELMDCVIRQHQERSVVEDVEEDMVDVLLRLQKEDGLEVPLTMGAIKSLIRDIFSAGSETSATTVQWAMAELMRNPGAMQKAQAELRDTLQGSPTVTEDDLTNLSYLKLVIKETLRLHPAVPLLLPRECRETCKVMGYDVPKGTTVFVNVWAIGRDNKYWADAEVFKPERFGSGPIDFKGTDFEFLPFGAGRRMCPGMTFAQHSMELALASLLYHFDWELPLGVSRIELDMAEELSITIQRKNGLHLRPVVRVPLQADL is encoded by the exons ATGGCCATGGTGAGGCAAGTCGCCTCCTGGTTCTGCGTCATCTTGGCTCTCCTTCTACCTTGCCTGCTCCTCAAGCTGTGGAAGCGCCGCGACACCGGCGTAGCTAACCTTCCGCCCAGCCCCTGGCGGCTGCCAGTCGTCGGCAACCTCCACCAGGTGATTATCCACGGGCCGCTCCTGCACCGCGCCATCGCCGACCTCGCACACCGGCTCGACGCGCCCCTCATGTACCTGCAGCTCGGCGAGGTCCCTGTCGTCGTCGCATCGTCCCCCGACGCCGCTCGGGAGGTCACCAAAACCCACGACCTCAGCTTCGCGACCCGGCCGTGGAGACCCAGCATGCGGATCTTGTTGGCCGACGGCGACGCGCCGGGCCTGGTGTTCGCGCCGTACGGCGCCCTATGGCGGCAGCTCCGCAAGACAAGCGTCCTCGAGTTGCTCAGCGCCCGGCGAGTGCGGTCGTTCCGCCGCGTCCGGGAGGAGGAGGTTGGCCGCCTCGTCGCCTCCCTCGCCGCGTGTTCGCCGGGCCAAACCGTGGATGTCGGTGAGCGGTTAGCCGCGCTCATGACGGATGCAGTACTCCGTACCATGATCGGTGACCGGTTCGATCAGCGCGACGAGTTCTTGGAGGTCCTCGCCGAGGCGCTAAAGATCGCCGCCGGGTTCAGCCTCGGCGACCTGTTCCCGTCGTGGAAGATCGTGAACCTTTTGAGCGGTACTGCGCGCCGGGCAGAGGCGAACGCCCGCAAGATGTTCGAGCTGATGGATTGCGTCATCAGGCAGCACCAGGAGCGTAGCGTGGTGGAAGACGTGGAAGAGGACATGGTGGACGTGCTCCTAAGGTTGCAGAAGGAAGATGGCCTGGAGGTGCCCCTCACCATGGGAGCCATCAAATCCCTCATCCGA GACATTTTCAGTGCCGGGAGTGAGACATCGGCGACGACCGTGCAATGGGCCATGGCGGAGCTCATGAGAAACCCGGGAGCGATGCAGAAAGCACAAGCCGAGCTGCGCGACACGCTCCAAGGGAGCCCGACGGTGACAGAAGATGACCTGACCAACTTGAGCTACCTGAAGCTCGTCATCAAGGAGACACTGAGGCTGCACCCAGCGGTGCCATTGCTCCTGCCAAGGGAGTGCCGGGAGACATGCAAGGTCATGGGGTACGACGTGCCCAAGGGCACCACCGTGTTTGTGAACGTGTGGGCAATCGGCAGGGACAACAAGTACTGGGCCGACGCCGAAGTGTTTAAGCCAGAGAGGTTCGGGAGTGGCCCAATCGATTTCAAGGGCACAGACTTCGAGTTCTTACCCTTCGGAGCAGGGCGAAGAATGTGCCCTGGAATGACGTTTGCGCAGCATAGCATGGAGCTCGCGCTCGCCTCGCTACTGTACCACTTTGACTGGGAGCTCCCGCTTGGAGTATCACGAATCGAGCTGGACATGGCAGAGGAGCTGAGCATCACCATCCAAAGGAAGAACGGCCTTCACCTGCGCCCAGTCGTTCGTGTGCCCCTGCAAGCTGACCTCTAG